GAATGCGTTTTTTGTTTTATCTCATCCTCCATTCTTTACTTGTCAGACTATCATACAAATTTTAACATCTAAAGTAGCTGTGCATCTCCtgcccccttttttttttggcaatgaTAGTTTAAGCTTTAcaaatactccctctatcccaaattataaggcatttcaaaaaaatttagagaatcaaagcatcttaagtttgaccaaaatttatagaaaaaaatataaagatttatgacacCAAATAGATATCTATAAAAATATAGTTAATGGAAAATCTAATGATAATTAGTtaacatcataaatattattatttttttatataaatttggtcaaacttagaatactttgactcttcaagattcttgaaatacCTTATAGTTTGGGATGGAAGAAGTAAAACTTTTATAATATCAATGTTCGCAAGGTTGTTTTGATAAGAGAAAAATTGGGACACTAGAAATGACCTCTCTTTGCTACTGGACACGAAACAAGTGCAATTTACTCGTGGACACTTTGCTTCttgttagggggtgtttggcacGACTCCTCACGAGAGACTTCTCTAGAGGAGCCTGAGCCGTTTTGGGGAAGCTATAATTGGTGGTTTCACCAAAACAACTTCGACTCCTCTGCTTTTTACTTAAAAATAGTTTCTCGAGAAAAATATTTGGCAGGGCTCCTCTGTAGGAGCCTGAGCCGGAGCTGTAACATCCCAGATTTTTACgtaaaccaaaaatacgagtttttttttaaaatttttcctgtaatcgtgtgaagcatatagtttttaggtctAATTCGATCCTAACCTGCTAACAAATCGTAGCATACATGTAGATTTGTTTGTAGACGAGTGCTCTTATTCGTGAGTCGTCTTGAGTTGGGTCatgtttagggttttgagtttcttttggagtgcacaaatccgtAGCAAAGTTTTCTCGAATCTccgttgagcctatctcaaaggTGAAGCGAATCCCTTCTCGATCTTTCGttggagtacgtctcaaactccTTTTGATCCTCCTTGAACTCATCCCAATCTCTCTTCACCTAAAACCCCTTGATATCTATTCCCAAAATACCCTTCTCAAAATCCCTTGTCATAATTAGGAAAGCATTCTTTCTCTCTTGGGCCTAAACCTTTCCCCTTCCTCCCACTCCTTCTCCTGGCCCGGCCGGCCTGCTCTCTTTCCTCCAGCCCAGCCAGCTCTCTGCCTCCCCTCCTCGGCCCAACTGGATTCCCCGCGGCCCACTCCCCTCCCCTGCCTCGCCCCGGCCCAGCGACGCAGCACCTCGGCCCGCCTCGCTCCCCCTGTCTCCCCGCCTGGCCCACCTTCCCCCTCTGCCCCCCACACGCGGCCCAACTACCTGCCCCGGCCCAACTCGCGCGCGCGACCCAGCTGGCCATCTCGGCCCGGCCGAGCCGCGCCCCCTGTGCCCCAACCCTAGTGCGCCCGCTCCCAggccgagccgccgccgccgcgacacGCACGCACCCGGACGTCGCGCCCCGCGATTCGCGCCACGCGGCCCGCCCACGGCACGGACGCCGAGGATGGACGGCCACCCCAAAACCCTAGGCGCCGCCCCTATAAAAGCCGTGAGCAGCGCCTCCTTTCTCCTGGAGCCCATCCCAGCCGCCGCCGTCTCCTCCCCCAACGAAGCCGCTCGCCACCTCCTGCCCGACGCCATCGGCCTCGCCCCGCTGTTGCCCTGCCGAGCTGCCCTCAGCCACGACACCGGAGCCGCTCCGTCGAGTCGAGGCCGAGCGCGGACTCGCGACCATGGACGACCGCGCGCTCGCGTCCTCGACCTCGCCTGCCCGCTCCGACACCGATGCCCTACGACGTCGCCCGCAGCCGCGACGCCGCGGACTGAACCCGTGGCGAGCCCGTGACGACCGCGCTGTGTcggcctcgccctcgccccggCCGCCGCGACGACACCAGCAGGCCGCGTGCTCGCCACGGTCGCCACGTCCAGGAGCGACGCCGCGCCCTCTCCGCCGAGCTCCATCCATGACGCCGCACCGGAGCCGTCCGCCGCACGCCAAGCGTCGAGCCCCTGCATCGCGAGCTCTTCGTCCACGACGCCATGCTGCCCACGACGACGCTCTGCACCAAACTCCGTGCACGACGTCGCCCGAGCCCTTGGCCGCGTGCTCGCCGCGGTCACCACCCTGGCAGCAGCATGGCAGCCGCGACGTTGCTGTGGTGACCGCGAACACTCCCTCCCTCCACTGAGCCAGAACgtgcaacaacagcagcaggccACCGCTACCTTCCTCGCGATCTGCAAGGTCGAAACCCCCCTAAACCCTGTTGACATGGGCGAAACTCCTTCATACTTACATCATTTTGATATCAATCATTGTCCTTATCATGATTTAGCACGATCTATCTTTGTCTATATCATtgcctgtgccgtgccttcgtgccggtctaTTTATCCATCTCTCTATTTATCTCTTGtgctatggaaatgtgctactccgaGTTGTCATCGTGTCTTTATGTTGTCAGTGGTCGAGtcgtgattcttgtgtgtttgtCGTTGTCTGTGGACCGTGCCGTCGAGCCGGTTGAGAGAGTGATATGTTTGAATGTTGCGATCGCGAGTTTGTCTCGCCATGGCCGTAATGCCAAGCATGTCCCTCCTCTCGTGTTGTCGTTCTTGTTTTGTGTTTCGTTGCCCCTGAGGAccgagccttcgagccggttaGGGAAATGGTAGTGCGTTCGACcatttcgatcgtgggttcGACCCGCCGTGATCGCAATGTCGAGCGTCACTCGTTTTCCCGTGTTTAGTTGACTTCGTCACGCTACGCTTGTTAGCTCCTACTCCCGTCCCTCGGACATGGTCATCGTGTGTCGTCATCGACGCGGTTCTTACCCGCACACTCGATACCTAGGTGGCCTAGTCGAGTGGGATACGAATTAGGGGGCAACCTTCGTGGAATTGTCGGAGACCAACTTGTTAGGTGGAGCTCATGGCCGCGAGTCGCCTCGCCATGGTCATCAGGCTTTACCTTGCTTCTCGCATGTTTATCTTATCTGTCTCGTATGCTTATGCCACCTAGACCCGGGCATTTCTCCTAGTTCCCGCGATGACAACCGCATCGTCTGGAACTATAGGAATGACCTTGTGCCGATTCAGAGGCACCTAGGTCGTGAAGTGTTATGAGTTAGAGTAGATTGTggggtcgtatctctttttAACCAACCGTTTTTCGTTCTATGGCGTGTTGGTTGGAAGAGTGTGATTTCGTTCTTCTCTCTTGGTCTCAATCTCCGTCGATCCAGTAAGATACGGATTGAGCCCTTTTGCTTGTTTAATGTTTTGTCTCCAATCCTGCGATTCCCGTCGTTGCTATGGCGAGCGGATCAATGGAAAGTGAAACACGTGTCTTTTCTTGCCTTTTTGGGGTTCTTCGTGCTTAAACTtttgtatgcttgtacctattcgACCATAGCATATCTTTGGTTctcgcggtgacaaccgcactgcTAAGAACCCTAGGAATGTCTTAGTGCATTCAGTGTACCTAGGTCGTGGTACCCTATAAGTAGCTTGAGCACTCTTTTTCTTTGTGTGTCACTCTTTCTAATTCCTCGTCTCTTACCGTGGCGAGTGGACtggaaggagtagaccactccccttttcttctctctttgttccaccctctcttgacTCTCGTCAATCATAATGGCGTACGGGTTGAGAGAGATCAGAGTTTCTTGTGCTTACAACCGTTTAGTTCTCGTCAATCTCTATGACGCTTGGATCGAAAGTTCGTAAGCCATGGTGTTTACTTAAAATGAGTTAGAGTCTACGCCTTTGTTACTAAAGCCGTACAGGTCGACACGATCGACTCGGGAAGTAACGGCTAGGCGAAGACTCCAGCTTGTACTTAGTAAACACCATTCCCatttcttttagcccagggatcggacaTCCGCCGAGAGGGCTAAGCCGTTTTCCTTTCGGTGCTCTTTCAGTGTAGTTGCCCATCAGTGTTTTGTCGCCTCTTTCGCAGTCTCTCTAGGACTAGTGGgttgattgtttcgccttgtttgTCGCTTTCGAGGTAGATGCTTCGGTTAGCGTTGATCGAATCGGAACCAGTCGAAGGAAGGACATGCAGATAGGAGAAAGACCTtggatgagtacaactacaagtgaactgaggatcttgggaatgtcactcgacaggtgccacgtcccacccaacctcgtagaatcctattagacatgcaatattgtagatgctagtgctttacttttatgcaaatgaattgagataggttgcatggtagaaatgcttgtgagccattgccttgttgcaacctataaccctcgcacacccgctgttaggttagacgcttgcatactacttgctactgcttctactacgcattatatctgtgatgtgatgcattgtggaggattggatgtgagtggataaggcacgtggtgccgataACTGGATAAGGAATGGataatggatttggggagatcttggcgtgtgtcttgggtgtgtggtgagggtcgagtcgaccgagcaggatttacgacgagtcttgggacaagtcttgccggggaatgctacctgggcgttctccacgagaggtacctgtggcgggtacatgtgatagggagaggtcccggagtggagtgtcttcgtgggacgaagcaccgagataggaggtgctgtttagcacggggtagtCGGGTGTCCCGTCGAGAGGGGCATCGGctggcccctcgtgaagatgtcctgttcggttaccctaaggactgagatgttctgagaaccggttcgtaggaagccttacacgccactcgccttattatggtgcgggacggatgtacgaccagctagtgcggtgccactactactaggttgatagcggatagtgtagggaggtacgggcatgaggacccacaccctcctaagacagcgtagtgacctttgggggcccggtactacgcctcacagtctcagcatgccggtggtactccggtgtggccccagtcctgagtggtagggtggcatcgtatttagttggaaggcagcccggtatcagcctagacgagccggttcgtcgatgatggtgatcttgtggttagtgtaaacctctgcagagtttggttgatcgatcgatacatatgccgtcttctcggctatggaccttttcTATGTTCCGCTTCgcttgactagtgagaggagtcctttctaccttcccctgggtttgtgttggatccggcgttggccgttgaggcaaggcacgagcgggagtcgtacttgccgcctagagaatgagagtgtggtgagatgtgtgtgatgggatggatggatggatggatgtgtggatgagatggaataaaacttgatgaattattattataaaatattgatgaacttgcataggaaaaactacagcTATACATAGGCCTCTTGATATACCCTTTGCATTTCCAcctaccacaaagcttacgcaaaagcatagggtgggagccagtggccagtacaaatcgtactgaaaattgtttagcaggttttgaacgtggtctatgacgataactacggagaatagaaggattaggtggtctcgctcctgcgctcaagtttggttcagagatgaaggctacgcccgctgataaactacgccgactctgatgattgtccgtgaaggaggagccttcaccgctgacgcgctacatcgactctgataaagacTCGCGTGTGTTCTcgctagaaaaacgatgtaataggcttgttgaccaagagttgtaaagtaaatgtgttgtaatcttgtttctcacgatgtatgactacgataacagctgatatatgataatgcgatagttcaatttttgaattatcacattataattcgaatctgtggatttttccctttgtggaagaatctaggtcgtttcaggAGCCGAAGAGGAGccctaccaaacaggcccttaataTTGCTGGTGGACACTAGATctaataaaatattcatttctgGATACATAAGAGAGAGACGAGAGATGATTTGTCCATTTTGCCCACGCCTCTTCCATTTTTGGTTTAGGATTGTGGAGTTGGGAGGCTCTCATAATCACATCCCATCAAGCTACAAAAGACAGGGACCATGGCAAGCCCTAAGGTTGGGGATATAGAACAAATTGTTTGTGAACCTACAAATCAACTTAATTTTTATGGATTACGGTAACCCGTATATGTTACACTTATTTTTAGTTGTCGACAACACATCTTGCATCACCACTCGAGATGCCCGTTCGTGTGGCGCTTAGGTGCAATGTCGTGGCCAAAATGGTTCAGTTAAGGTGTGGAGAGGAGGATATGGCAACATCATAAGGTGACCTGGGTGATGATGTCGTTTGCTGGTGGGAGTAGATGTGGGTGACTAGGATAAGAGTGATCGTGTTCTAGTGGAGAAGTCGGTCACGAGAAAGACAACCGTAGTGGAGGATGGTTCATAGAGCATGGTGTATCCATTGTGAtgcttttaggtcttgttcgtTTTGGTGAGGATTTGAGTGGATCCAAGGGTGTTGAAGctacaaaattcaaaattctccTAATCCCGTTGGAGAAGGATTAACCAAACAAGATCTTAGAACATGTTTGGCTGCACTTTAGTCCACTCTGTTAAGGGGTTTGTAGACATACTAGAGAACCTTGTTGGCCACTGTGGTATTCGGCAATGTAACACATGTTTTCAGTCAATTCAATTGGTTAAACGCCAACAAACACGAGTCACTGGCCACATGGAAAAAAAAGGTTCTTTCAGGCCTTGTTCGTTTGTATGCCTAACCAACGGGGTTGGAGGCAATTCATGGGGATTTTAAATCCCCTCCAAGCCTCTCTAACCCAATTGGTTTGGTGTAGAAACGAACAAGGTTTTAGTGGTACAGCAAACGCATCACATAAGCAGTTGTAAATAAACATTTAAAAGATGAATGCTTCGACTTATATTAGTACAAATGTAAATACAAAGaggataataaataaataaatacacaCAGCACCGAGAAGTAAAGTTTGCACCCTGGTATTACTGTTACAACGAGTAATTAATGGCTAAGAATTCCATCAGATGGAGGTGCTGTTAGGGATGCCCATCCCTGTGACACCGGGCTGAGAGAAGGGCTTCATGAGCTGGTACGGCACAATGCCGGCGCCGCACCGGTTCTTGAGGCTCGGGTCCTTGTTCCTCCCGTCGATGATGCCCTCGATCTCCTTGAGCCGCGCGTTGAACTTCCCGTACGCCGCCTGCACCGTGGCGTCGTCGTTCCACGGCGCGGTCTCCATCCCGCCGAGGTACTCCTCGTCGGGGGAGTGCGTGGACAGCAAGTCCAGCACGGCCATCACCAGCGTCGCCTGCACCTGCGACGGGAAGCACTCGCGGAGCGCCTGGTCCGGGTTGTCCAGGAACGCCGCGAGCGCCGCGGCGTCCACGGGCTCCTCCACCGGCATGTTGGTGCGCGCGATGGACGGCCGGTTGGGGAAGTATCCGGCGAAGTCGTACTGCCCGAAGTTGACGGCGGCGTGGTGCGCCGACGCGACCCAGATGATGGTGGTCAGCGTGTGCGCCAGGCTCGCCGGCGAGTCCAGCGCCGGCCACCCCGGCGCGTCCTTCTTGTCGCCGTGCCCCACGGTGCGCACGTCCGTCCAGAACGCCTGAAGCTCCGCGTCGCCGGCGATGGTGCCGGCGTCCGGGTAGAACCGGGCGACGTAGGCCGTCACCCAGCCCTTGATGGCGTCCCAGACGAGCAGGCCGTCGTTGGCGAACGGGTAGTCCGGGACCGTGAGCCTGACCCCGTGCTCCGCGTTGGGGTCCTCCACGGCCATCCCCCTGCGGACGAGGTCGGCGGGGAGCGCCTCCGTGTCGAAGCGCCAGAGCTTGTCGTACGCGACGGAGCTGAGCTCCATGGCGTACCTCTGCGGCGAGAAGGACAGCTCGATGATGCCGCCGGCGTTGATGAGCGCCGACCGCGCCAGCGCGTTGATGCGCATGGTGTAGCGGAAGTGCGGGTGCAGCAGCTGGTACACGGGGTGCATCTCGCTCAGCTGCCGGTTGGCCGCGATGATGTAGGGCTCCACGGCGCAGTGCGTGCGCAGCCAGTGGGAGACGAGCTCGTGGTGGCCCGAGTCGTGCGCGCGCACGTGCGACTTGGCCATCCGCCACAGCCACGACTCGGTGGTGTCCGTGGACGAGGTGAAGACGCGGCGCCACTGCGGCAGCGTCGGCGACGCCGGCCGCGTCAGCTCGATGGCGAGCAGCCGCAGCGTGCCGTCGTCGCAGAGGAAGAAGACGGTGCGCGAGCCGTACATGGTGGTGTTCGCCTGCGCTCGGATCTTGTGCACGTACGGCAGGAACAGGTCGTGGTAGTCCAGCATGAAGAGCCGCTTCTGCGACACCGCCTCCGCCACCGTCATCACCCGACCCATCTGCCGCTCCAGCACCTCCGCCGTGATCGCCGACTCCGCCGGCCCGTACACCGCCGGGTCCAGCTTGCTCTTCAGAGGGAACTCCTGCAACATTCGTATTTTCGGCATTGTGCAGACATCAAAACACAGGATCATCatcaaaataaaaaagttgtcttGGACATGGAGATCGACATCGAGACTTACTGTGACGAGCTCGATCGCGTACGGGTTCATCCCGGCAAGCGTCTCCCTCGCGAATTCCTCGTCCCTCAGCCATGCAAACTTGTCCTCTGCGTGCAACAAGCATTTGGTGACCGATGAGTTTGAATTTTCATGTTTGTTGCAAACAAATGTGAATTGCTGAATTTTACATAGAATTCTTATGTGCAGAGTGAATCAAATTGAAAAGGCTACAGCTGCGATATGTGTATGCGTACTCTGAACATTGGCGGGCGTGTCGAAGAGGAGGACATGGTCGCCGGGGCCGTCGCGGAGGATCTGGAGCAGCCGCGGCACGACGCTGTGGAGGAAGCCCAGCTGCTCGGCCTTGGGAAGCTCGACGCCGTCCTCGAACAGCTTGTCGATGACGAAGAAGGACGGGAATCCGCGGTTGGGGTCGGTGAGCGTGGACTGCACGGCCGGCACGGCGGCGTGGAGCACGGACCGCAGCGTGGTCACCGAGAACTGCAGGTTCTTCACCTCCGAGAACGCCTCGTCCCTGGGCACGTAGTTGTCGCTGCTCCTCGTCTCCGTCTTTGGGTCCGTCGCCGACATCGGCCGGCCCGTGCGGCACCGCCGCGGGTAGGGGAACTGCGCGCTGCCGCCGAGGACGGGGCGCGCCTTCTTGCCGGCGTCGCTGTCGGGGTCGCCCAGGTCGTTGTAGGTGTCGTAGTCGTAGATGCGGTCGGTGGACTTCCTCTCGCCGCGCCCGTCGCCGCGCTTCTGCTCCAGGTCCTTGTTCCGGTAGCTCCGGAGTCCCGCCGGCGTCTGCCCCGGCAGGTAAGGCTGCGCGCCAAGAAATTTGAAGTTCAGTGGAGGAAATCTTTTCAGTGCTGATCCTGATCGATCTGATCTATCATAATGCAAAATCATCGATGTCGTTGGGCCGTGGTACTTGGTACGGCCCATCTACAATATCATTGCTGTTGCTTTGGACCATGAGCGGTTGATAAGTTTTCAGATAGTTGGCCCATCCTCCTCTAAAAAAGAAGCTAGTAGGCCCATCCATTGCGTTCGTACTCCCCCTCACTCGGTCCAtaagaaaatattaatattttctcaaaaacaaatattaatatttattgtatataattaatattatagataaattactaaatatatttttataatgagTATTTTTAGAGGTACCATTTTAATGGTATTTTTTTACAAATCTAGTGAAACCTAAGAAAATTTGATCAACATGAACTTATAGCAATTCTTGTTTCGAGACGGAGGAAGTATAAGTATATGTTTACAAATGAAATGATTTCAAAGTTATTGATAAAATCTTTCTTTGAACTGAATTTTTTTTTACCAAATCTTGCTGAAAAATGATATAGTAGTATGTTTTTGTAACTTGATGATGGAATTCTTAAATTACATACTACTCCCTCAAAGAAGGACCTGGAGCGTAGCTATCAAATCCTGCTGAATAGACTGACTAGTAACTAGTCATCATTTTAGAATTTAGATCGCTGTACTAATAAATGCGATTTGACATAGAACCCCCTCAATCCCGGATTAAATGACTACTAGCTAGCTTATACTCCACTCTAAAAAACTAGTGGTCTTTTCTTAACGAATGGATACCGTGTGCAAATTTTATTGATAAAAAATAAAACGAGAGATCTAGAGACCGTGCACGCACTGTTTAGAAGCTTGACTTGCGATGCAGATGACGTACGGTCTATATACAGTTTGAACGATCGTGATGGTTTGACATGGTCACATGGCTGAATAGCCAAATAAATAAACCGATGCAACTTGTCAAGCTCATGTGATTTAAGTCGTTGGAGTACAAGTAAAGTACAGTTCTGGTAATTAATTAAGTCCAGCCCGATCACTGTTACCTTGTTAGCGAAGAAGACGCGCTTCCTGTTCCCCTTGGCGTCGGCGGACTTGGGCGCCACCCACGACTTGCACCGGATGGCCAGGAgcggcgcggcgcgggcgccgtcgtcgccgtcgtcggagtcggagtcggagTTGGAGCCAGCCGACGCCGAGGAGGAGTAGAGGTTGACGTCCTCGAGGAACATCTCGGTGTGGTGCTCGTTGGTGACCAGCACGGCGCCGACCTCGCCGAAGCCCGGCGGCACGTCGAAGTCGGCCTCGTAGGTCACCACGCCGGCGTCGTTGTCCGCCACCTTGTGGGCGTAGCTCTGGAGTCTTGGTTTCTCCTGCCCCGTCTCTGCTTCCATCATTTTCAAGACAAATTAAGCAACGGTTAATATTACTGCTAGCTTATTACTTTGTTTCACGATAGCAGCAGATGATATAGTTTAGTTTATTTACAGCTGCTAGTATTGTACTACTCCGTATATAGCATGCAGGAGCACGTTTGCTTGCTTACTTTGGTGTGGATGATGAACTAATTAACACGGAAAAGGCTAATAGATATTTAATTTGTTTTGACATTTTGCAACCATGCGCACTAGCTAGCTGGCGATTATGAACGCTATTTAATGTAGGATTCGGTTGGCACCGAGGCATGCACGTACGTATGCGTATGCATGCCACATCACTTCCTTGCCCCTAAAATACACACGGCATCATCTCAAATTAATTGAAAACGCAGTTAGGAAAGTGGCTCAACATCTAGATGGAGTAGCTAGCAACCTAAAGTAGACCAATTTTCTTTCGAGTTCCATGGCTAGTAGAGTAGACACTACCGGAATCCCAGCCTTTACCGAGTGCCGAAAGCTTTGCCTAGAGCAAAacatcgggcactcggcaaagagatcctttgccgagagcaagCCCTGAAACACTCGGCGAAATTCCGACACTAGGCAAAGAGGCCCTTTGCCTAGTGCCATCCGCAGGGCACTAGACAAAGAGGTCTTCTTCGCCTAGTGCCATAGAAAAACACTAGGCAAATTGAAAACACTAGGCAAAGGGTTAACACCGTTATCTGCTGGTCCAGCGCCGTtacatctttgccgagtgtcccttaagagcactcggcaaagagcactTTGCCTAGTGTCACAGTTttgactctcggcaaagagctctttgcctagtgtcatggtttagacactcggcaaagatttaaaatttttttctTTCCAACTCTTCAAACTTTTTCTTCTCTCCCCGTAGAACATGGGCTACACCATGTTAAagtttggtatatttttgtttttatttgctatatgtaattaattaattgtgtTTTAAGCAATTTTTTAAATTAAGTGAAATTTGAACTACAAGTGATTTAAATACTTGAAAAAATACGTATAAAAATTATATTAGTGTTATTCGATCTAGTTTTAGGCCATacttataaaataaaaagaaattttTAAACATTTTATTCATGAAACATGACCAATAACATGTGGCCGAAtggttttaaaattttaaaaatagcaAATAAAGTCTACAAATCATTAGATTTGTCAAGGTGTCATGATTTCATGCGTGGATACTGTGATAAAAAATTGGGAGAGTTTTGCACAAGTTGTCACATATAATGTTTACAAACTAAAACATGTTTGGACAAGATTAAGAGAGTTGAGAATGATCCGATAAGATTTGGAGTTAAATTAACTATCGTGCTAGGGTTTGACTTCTAAACATTTTATATAGGCAATAAACAATAGAGATTGTTTGGTGTAAAATTTTCATATCTTTTGGTCCCTTTTACTAATTTTAATTTATTAACAACAATTATAGAATTTGTATTGTGAAAACTATTGTGAACTAAAACCACATGAAATAATGGTCGAATCTTCATATAAGCATCAAATATTCATTATGGAGTGAATTTGACAAGGTATTCTCAAAGAATATTCAAAGAaactaataataaaaaaaattgagaaaagaaaataacaaaaaagaaatgctctttgccgagtgttactTGGCAGCACTAGGCAAAGatgggctttgccgagtgcccgcccagctgacactcggcaaagatttgtATTTACTGTAcagaaaatttattttttatttttattaaaaaagtaggaaaaaataaaaaactgtaTTGAAAGATTCTTTAAAAAATATTGCCATAGCCAAAAAAAAGtgtttgccgagtgccggatcttggggcactcggcaaacaaTGGATCACGGGACTAAGGCCGCTCCTCTCTGTCTCGGACGTTTCAGCACGCTACTCGATTCTTTCAGCACGCTCGCACGGCCGCCTGCGCCACCGCTCGCCCGCGCGGCCGCCTGCGCCACCGCTCGCAAGCTCGCCCCGCGTCCGGCCCTCGCTCCCTCGGCCCGCCGGCCGGCGGCGCCCGCGACCGTGCGCGCCTGCTCCCTCGCGCCCGCCTACCGGTGTCGCCCCTGGCCGCGCGGCCTCGCTGCCTCGCCACAGCGGGTCGACGGCGCACCACCGCCTGCCGGCGGCAGCCCGGCTCCCTCGACGAGCCAGCCCAGGGCGGCGCCCGCGACCGTGCGCGCCTGCTCCCTCGCGCCCGCCTACCGGTGTCGCCCCTGGCCGCGCGGCCTCGCTGCCTCGCCACCACGGGTCGACGGCGCACCCCCGCCCGCCGGCGGCAGCCCGGCTCCCTCGACGAGCAGCCCAGCGGCGTCTCCAAGCAGTCCCCAGCACGCCGCGCTTCGTTGGCCGCGTGAATACCGCGAGCAGCGATCCAATCACCAAGTGCTAAGGTTTGCCCGGATCTCTCGATTGAGCCTAGACTCCTCTCCCCCCAAATCGATTTTGTTGTTCCCTAATCCGCCCAAATCGATTCCTAAGAGGAACGAGTGCGGACGAGCTGCATACTTGCTGGATCGGCCTCAGCACTGCATCAGAGAAAGGGGGATCGATCTGTGCCAGTGCCAGCTGCATACTTGTTTTGGTTCTGACTTTGATTTATTAATCAAAATGAGGTAGCTTGTAGTGATATG
This window of the Sorghum bicolor cultivar BTx623 chromosome 7, Sorghum_bicolor_NCBIv3, whole genome shotgun sequence genome carries:
- the LOC110437325 gene encoding spidroin-1-like, whose protein sequence is MSTGFRGVSTLQIARKVAVACCCCCTFWLSGGRECSRSPQQRRGCHAAARVVTAASTRPRARATSCTEFGAERRRGQHGVVDEELAMQGLDAWRAADGSGAASWMELGGEGAASLLDVATVASTRPAGVVAAAGARARPTQRGRHGLATGSVRGVAAAGDVVGHRCRSGQARSRTRARGRPWSRVRARPRLDGAAPVSWLRAARQGNSGARPMASGRRWRAASLGEETAAAGMGSRRKEALLTAFIGAAPRVLGWPSILGVRAVGGPRGANRGARRPGACVSRRRRLGLGAGALGLGHRGRGSAGPRWPAGSRARVGPGQVVGPRVGGRGGRWARRGDRGSEAGRGAASLGRGEAGEGSGPRGIQLGRGGEAESWLGWRKESRPAGPGEGVGGRGKV
- the LOC8055177 gene encoding probable lipoxygenase 8, chloroplastic; this translates as MAAASVRVTAVATIKVTVGGFLNSLRPSRAIDDVKDLIGRSLYLELVSSQLDAKTGQEKPRLQSYAHKVADNDAGVVTYEADFDVPPGFGEVGAVLVTNEHHTEMFLEDVNLYSSSASAGSNSDSDSDDGDDGARAAPLLAIRCKSWVAPKSADAKGNRKRVFFANKPYLPGQTPAGLRSYRNKDLEQKRGDGRGERKSTDRIYDYDTYNDLGDPDSDAGKKARPVLGGSAQFPYPRRCRTGRPMSATDPKTETRSSDNYVPRDEAFSEVKNLQFSVTTLRSVLHAAVPAVQSTLTDPNRGFPSFFVIDKLFEDGVELPKAEQLGFLHSVVPRLLQILRDGPGDHVLLFDTPANVQKDKFAWLRDEEFARETLAGMNPYAIELVTEFPLKSKLDPAVYGPAESAITAEVLERQMGRVMTVAEAVSQKRLFMLDYHDLFLPYVHKIRAQANTTMYGSRTVFFLCDDGTLRLLAIELTRPASPTLPQWRRVFTSSTDTTESWLWRMAKSHVRAHDSGHHELVSHWLRTHCAVEPYIIAANRQLSEMHPVYQLLHPHFRYTMRINALARSALINAGGIIELSFSPQRYAMELSSVAYDKLWRFDTEALPADLVRRGMAVEDPNAEHGVRLTVPDYPFANDGLLVWDAIKGWVTAYVARFYPDAGTIAGDAELQAFWTDVRTVGHGDKKDAPGWPALDSPASLAHTLTTIIWVASAHHAAVNFGQYDFAGYFPNRPSIARTNMPVEEPVDAAALAAFLDNPDQALRECFPSQVQATLVMAVLDLLSTHSPDEEYLGGMETAPWNDDATVQAAYGKFNARLKEIEGIIDGRNKDPSLKNRCGAGIVPYQLMKPFSQPGVTGMGIPNSTSI